In the genome of Plectropomus leopardus isolate mb chromosome 19, YSFRI_Pleo_2.0, whole genome shotgun sequence, the window TGGTTGCAGTAGTACGGTTTCTCCCCTGTGTGGAccctcttgtgttttttcaggtcTCCTGCCTGACTAAAACGCCTCCCACACTGTATGCAGCCGTACGGCTTCTCTCCCGTATGACAGCGCTGGTGGATTCTTAGGTTCCCGACCCTGCTGAACGTCTTTCCGCACACAACACACAAGTGTGAGTCATCTCTCCTGAAGTGCTCCATCCTGTTTTTTCTCCCATCAAATGCAGCTCTGGTGCTTTTTGCAAAGCCGTGCCTCCGAGGTACAGGATGATTTGAGTGGACAAAGACGCGTCCGTGAGGATCAGcactgacctgtgacctgtgaaTCTCAGCGGAGTTCTGACGGGACGAGTTGCAGCTTAAATCCACACATCCACTGTATTGTTCCTGAAGAGATGGTAGTTCAGGTGTTGAGCAGTCTGTTAGTTCCAACTCTTTTTTAATAACAGCCAGGTTTACACCGAGAGAGGTGCTGGATTGAGAGGTGCAGGTGTTATCGGCTAAAACTGTCATTGCCTCCTCTATAACTTGTGTCACCTCCTCTGGTTGTGCTTTGCAATGTTCGGCTGTTTGCGCCGAGCTGCACTCAGCTTGTGATTCGGCGATATCGTAGCTCTCTCGTTGTTTCGATTCCTGCTTCACGTCATGGTCAGGTTTGTGACCACTTATCAATATTTGCACTGCAAGAGGGAAGTCTGAGTCCTGCCTCAAAGTGAGCCCCAAATCCTGCTCTTGATTCTGtgcatcttctttttcttcaggtGATGGACTGCTTGTAAGTAGAACAGCTGTAAAATCAAGGCCAAAAGAAATAAGTATTTTAATAATACCccttttcaaacaaaatgaacacatgcacacaggtaaacctgctaaaaataagCTATAGCCTGCTTTCCCATTGACAGTAGAGTAGAGTTTGTACACGGCTCTTCAGCAGACAAGCgtgccttttgtgtgtgttgttttggtttgtccGTGTGATTTCAGGAGAACagataaacagtagaaagcagcatggacacaggtctgtgaaaactttccggtggttacttctcttaATGTATCTCTTATTTAGTCcgtctctcttttaaacttggCGCAGACTAATATGGATAAATGTCATAGTGCTGCTTAGGTGGAAACGGAGGGTATCAGTGGCAGCGTGACATTGCATCTCGCTGGTtgaggagctgaaattagtgcGTTCACGTGGGTATTTCTATCGTTGCTGATCAGAGCTAGAGCagataaatacccatgactactgcagagtcaattgacccgggtgtgaatgctgactATAACCTTTACCAGTGCATTAAAAAACCAGATGTTagcagatgtttttctgtacagtgggaatgaggcttaagGGTGCTTTCACACCAAACCTGTCTGGCTCGATTAAGACAAATTCAGGTCTGTTTGCCTGCTTAGTATGACTCATTTTTGCTCCTGTGAAAGCCGTCTATaaccccttttacactgcctgttcacaGCAGCAATATCATGCCTTTGTGCCACCTTGCCATTCTGTATATAAGGTAAgatataataatatacaaataaCTTATTTATGCAAATCATTTCATAACCAAGTAGCAATATGCAGGTCAGCACGGGTATTTTACGTGGTTAAAAAGCCGTTATAACTGCTGTACTTGTATCCGACTCTGTGTACTTTGTCTGTTCGTTAGTTCAATTAAAAAGAGTGTGACAGCAATCTCACATGAATAAGCCATGAATCACTACTGTATAAGATGCCTCTATACCTGTTAGTCATTATTCTTAACATGCGGTCAATTCGGAGtctaaaaatactaataatgctcataattatgctatttttgtgAGCTCTTTGtcaaagaacataaatataaatataaaatgctgCGCAAACTTCTATCAGTCACCAGATATTAATATCCCCACATGCTCGATGATGCACTAATGAAGAAGGATGACAATCACCAAAACTGTCCAACCTGTCAGTCtgtaaaacatcacattaacCAGATGTTACCCGAACTAAAACtcatcaaaatgtaattttttcccCTTGGACTGGACCAAATTTACCCTCGAACCCTTAGTGACTAAAGAGTAACTTCACACATTAACCAATATAAGAAGGTAACATTATCTATAATGATTATTTCCCAGAGGAAATTACACTTGTTACCGACCTGTGCTCTCTCTTGTTATACTCTCCTGGAGCTCCTGCAGCCTCCTCTTCAGactctcgttctctctctgtgttctgGCAGTTTTCTGCTGAAACTCTGACACCGTCTCCCTCACCACCTCCAGAACCTCCTGTACCGCTTCAGTCAGTAGTTTGGCCACACGAGCATTCAAGCGTTCAAGTTTAGACATCCTGAAATAAAAAGTCACTTAGAGTAAGAAATGACTGTAAGACTAGCTGCGCATAACCTTCTGCATAGGGAGCACTGTGTAAACAATTGCATAATCATGAATActaaatgttttacaaacacTGTTGTGTAACTGCGCTGTTTCCTACAACCTGTTGTGTTACTATGAAAAAGACACTcaactaagaaaaaaacaaaagaaaaaatgatttgtctGGACAAGGACGGTTAAACTggcatttacagtttttttttctccgtggcataaaaacaaaaaatgaaactatGCACACAATTCTAAAAACTTGAAGCTCAGGTATCAGCAGCAGGACTCAAAACTGTTAATCTATGAGcacaatttcagtgttttcacacaAATAGGACACAATTTGCCTTCAAATTGCCACAATCTTATTACCAAATGTTCTCAATTATGTTTCACATGTTCAAACTCAGTTGGCAAACACACTCCAATCATGTGTCaagagcataaaaaaaagtcctcaggAGGTCTCTACTGTGTTGAGTAATGGAGCAGCGcataaaaaagagaggaaggcCTATGGTACAcacttttcttttatctgtattacagtaacaaacaaatattaaaataaaataaatatcagccGTTACAACTTGACTCTGGCTGCTGGGTTGTGAGTTTAGCCCAATAGGAGCTCACTGGGTAGGCAGATGTGAACTGTATCCTCTGCTGATACAATGCAGTATTTATATGACATAGTCATAGTATTGTATTACATTATGGCAAAAGTCCTTATACTGTATGCACCAAAAAATGCAGCCTATTGtgggacaaaaacaaatcaaagctaAACCgtaaaaagaagaggaaatttctatatttctacacattttttttatacacctGAATATGTAGCATGGCCTCAGGAGGCCACAACACatataaaaagtatttcacagcagtgttaaattgtttttaagtgtttaatcTGTAGGAGATATTCTTATAAAGGCTATGTGTAttattttggtggaaagaaTCAGTTTTGAGTAGGGAAGGatgtatattgtttttaaagggcTGATACCGGTCAATCGGGTCAatgaaaatctaaattaaaaaatgaatgaataaaaaaagctctctgaggttttacaaagtaaaagtttgatAATGCTGATAATGTATGGCAGACTGCTTTCCTGGTGTTGGCTGAGTGTTTGACGCACTCTTTTTCATAACTGTACCGGctaccattaaaataaaacacaaataataggcaaaactgccaaaaaaagccTGATAATCAGCCAGACCGACAATCTGTGGACCCCTAGTTTGGAGTGCagtatttctttttacaaaagACTGGTTAACTCTAAAATCAGAAACCTAAACAATCTGCATTATTAGGCCATTGCAGTTACCAGCTGTTGCAACTATGGTGGCATAGTCATCTTATCTCATACAGGGTGagtttgcagttatttttccagtttatttgCAATGCGGGTACATTAAACAGTAAAACCTGTGCTAAGTTACAAATATTGATCAACATTAACACAGAAAggtcatgttttattcaactAAGCTTTGCATTGGATGTTGTTCACTGTTTCGCTGATAttaatttcaaacaaacaagcattttaaaatgaccacaGTTAATCTAGTGTGGGTTTCCTAGCTGGGCATGTTTGTAGCAGCTGTACCTGCAGGCTGGCGGTGAAGTCAGCGGCTACACTGTAACGTgaaaaagctaacgttagcaacaTTAGCTAACTCCGTGCGTTATCGTTTTCCCTTTAAACTTCCGACAAAAGTGCCATGTGTTTACTGTGTTGGCAAGAGTTTTCATTAATGTTGTGCCAACTTAACCGGctatacaataataaaaagacaattgaaacaaaaataaatggcaaATATCGGAAGGCAACAAAACAAGTGGAGACCCCCGGAGACAGAACCCGAAGTACTTCCGGTGTGaagctgttttcaaaataaaagtctgggTTTAATAGGGTGCACGTCACTGTTTAATGGAAATTATtacaaaacttcaaataaaagcctggtCCCATTTAGACGCTCAGTCCTTTTACTGGGCCGGTGTGGCAACACACAAATAAAGGCCAGCCTCTATTAGAGACAGTTCATTGGAGTTCTACCTGCTGGAGAAAACCAGCATATCTAAGTTCATATCTGCCTCTGCAGGTTATTTTCATGTCCAGTTTGATCCCTGCAAACTCAGGTCCAGCTAAACCATTACCTGCTTAgatcacacatacagtatatgtacatgttaaaacttttgtcactatggacatgctacacactgTTAGTTTGGTaagattctccacaattcaatcatataattaattttactgaaaccatcaGCATCAAAGAGGAAGGTATTATCGGCATAGTAACgagagatgcaaaaagagaGATAAGTAGATGTAGAAGactattttgttaaaaaaaaaaagctagggaaaatgtaatgtgtgtaACAACAGTGGGGGCAACATAAGGTGTTGTGTATGTTTTGGGGACAATTCAGATTGTGTCAGATCATTGTAAAGGAATCTTGACAATACAGAGCACTTTACAATAAAGAAGtatcaaatgtgtttatttgatttggAGTAGAATATGTAGGTCTATACAAGAGCTTCAGTGATAGGCATCACAGTAAACAAATCTCTAAACATTTGACAGGGCTGCAGGAACAAGAGGAATTATTAGACTGTGCTTCATATTTGAAAGTTGAGGTGCTCAACAGTAAGCTTTCTGCTTTTCTAAGAGAAGGCACACTTAAGCTTTTTCAGCCCTTTAAACCCTgcgcaaattggtttgacttctttcaaaaatatgagcaACAAGTAACAAGACATGGGCAAAAACTTGTTAGTAagattagtaaaaataaaaaaaaaagttatcacctgaaaaaagtgtgtatatgtatgtggtTATAATAATTATGCATAGATTTGTTGGACATCTTTctctagttttttaaaattgtcctctttttttttaaaaaaaaacaaaaaaaacatcattttaagcAGATGATGATGACATTGACTGAGGGTAGTTTTTTGTCACCCTTTactacatttttgcaatttgcaggacatttcttgtcaagttgctttttgcctttttactcatgctttcaaagaaaatcaaaccaatgtgcttaagtttcaagggttaaatcgcttgtgaaaggcatctcaacacagcacaagaaaccACTCAGCTGACAAAAATGCTCATAGGAGATAAGTTGACATTACATTTTGAGAATccagcacattttttttgcttacaaACAGGCAGCCTATTACACTGTCCATCTCTAAATATAAGCAACATGATAAGTAGAAAGTCCGGCTCCATCGGCGTCACAGATGAGTTTGCTGGTGTTTCTTCATGTTACTCGAGTGACTAAAACTTTTGCCACAGTGGCTGCAGCCGAacggcttctctcctgtgtggtaGCGCAGATGCACCGTGAGGTAGCCCGACTGACTGAAGCGCTTCCcgcacacagagcagcagtagGGCTTCTCCCCCGTGTGCACCCTGCTGTGCTTCTTGTAGTCACCTGCGTGCCTGAAGGTGCGACCGCAGAGCGAGCAGCTGTAGTGTTTTCTGACGTTTCTCTGGAAAGCTTTCAGGCCTGGAGTGCCCACTTTTGTGCTTAATTGTGTGGTGTGCTGTTTATCTGCTCCGACACTGATTGTATTGTTGTATCTTTGGGATAGCCGCTCTTCTGTGCCATTTTGCCCCAAACTGGAGACAACCATGGACTTGTTGTAGAGTCCTGAATTGGCTTGAGGAGGTTCTAGTCTGAGTGAGCATGTAGAGCTCGAGCCAGCAccatcataaaaataatttgtgttatGCACGGCGTCTTCATCTGATGTAGGCTCTACTTtcattttgtgattgttttcaGTGATTGTAACCACATGGTTTAAAAGTGATAGTCCATTTTTAGTCTCTGTTTTAAGAGCTCTTGTGTTGTTCAAGTCATCGTCACCTAAATGTGGCGCTGTCGAAGTTTGAGGGGAGGAGCAGGGGTTGGCTAAAGATGCGATGGATGCTTCACAGTCCACGTCTTCAAGTGAATACGAGGGACAGATTACTGCGATGTCCTTGTCAGAGGGGACAAGCTCAATGTTCTCCTCTAGGCCTTCTTTCTGTTTCAGCTCCATCAGTTGCAGCTCTGTATCAGCCTGTTGGGCTGCAGGGGAAGTTTGTGGTGCACTTCCTGCACAGAAACAAAGGTGACAAAGCACCAAATAAAGGCCAAATGCAATCAAATATGTTTAACAAACAGGTTCAAAAATTCTTAACACAAGTATTGTCTTACCATTGCTTTCTAGTTCTAACTTCTCCTGGAGCTCCTGCAGCCTCCTCTTCAGACTCTggttctctctctgtgttcgGGCAGTTTTCTCCTGGTACTCCGATACAGTTTCTTTCACCACCTCCAGAACCTCCTGCACCGCTTTAGACAGCAGCTTTTCCACTCGGGCATTCAGACGTTCAATTTTGGACATCTTTATGAACTGataattgaaaaagaaaacaaaaaaggagaattCTGTCACACTCTAttgccattgaaaaaaaataaaattacaattaaggGTAAATATGCCACCTTTGATAAGATATGGGAGCGTTCTGTTCTGTATTTTACATTGcttgttttctgatttgtttttttgttgtaatacctacagtgcataaaaaaggcaaatgaacaccacttgtttaaaaaatggagaaCAGGTGTTGATTAGAGCTTTGCAGGAACAATATGATTTCTAACAGTATTACGGATACCAAGCAGATGTAGATGGTGTATCTGTACCCACAGAAACCACTGTAATCATACAGATTAACATACAATATTGCAGCTATAgcatataaaaatactttaatttttttttcatgacccTCCCAGGAGTTTCAATATTTTTCCTTTGAGCCTCCGTCAGTGACTGCATGACCATACATAACCACAGTTTCGGGCTATAGTGGTATTTTTTTTGAgttgttgttggggtttttttttgtttgttttttttaaatgaaacttgtCTTTAGGGACatgtatttcagaaaaaaatttaagCACAGGGGAGGGCGTTATGTTTATTTGATTTGGCTTAGAGGAGGGACATTCAACATAAAATggttttatattgtatttttaaaatatccagAATCCCAAACCAGCAAATGAGTTTCAAAGGCatgctttcttaaaaaaaagtccaaaatcacaccatttatcatagccagagaCTGTGAATTGCAGTTATTTGCAGTGAAAGGATGTcattttcccccagtcactcagggaggctaaagaaaaaaatatttgtagctccaTGGAGGATCatgatataaatttaaaaaaaaaaaagtcatacccCAGCCACCTGCCTACTAAAATCCAGTCTCTTAAAACCAACTTGTGGGTTTGCTGGTTAtgagaatatttaaaataaatacaaa includes:
- the LOC121958583 gene encoding zinc finger protein 69 homolog B-like — translated: MSKIERLNARVEKLLSKAVQEVLEVVKETVSEYQEKTARTQRENQSLKRRLQELQEKLELESNGSAPQTSPAAQQADTELQLMELKQKEGLEENIELVPSDKDIAVICPSYSLEDVDCEASIASLANPCSSPQTSTAPHLGDDDLNNTRALKTETKNGLSLLNHVVTITENNHKMKVEPTSDEDAVHNTNYFYDGAGSSSTCSLRLEPPQANSGLYNKSMVVSSLGQNGTEERLSQRYNNTISVGADKQHTTQLSTKVGTPGLKAFQRNVRKHYSCSLCGRTFRHAGDYKKHSRVHTGEKPYCCSVCGKRFSQSGYLTVHLRYHTGEKPFGCSHCGKSFSHSSNMKKHQQTHL
- the LOC121958582 gene encoding zinc finger and SCAN domain-containing protein 21-like yields the protein MSKLERLNARVAKLLTEAVQEVLEVVRETVSEFQQKTARTQRENESLKRRLQELQESITRESTAVLLTSSPSPEEKEDAQNQEQDLGLTLRQDSDFPLAVQILISGHKPDHDVKQESKQRESYDIAESQAECSSAQTAEHCKAQPEEVTQVIEEAMTVLADNTCTSQSSTSLGVNLAVIKKELELTDCSTPELPSLQEQYSGCVDLSCNSSRQNSAEIHRSQVSADPHGRVFVHSNHPVPRRHGFAKSTRAAFDGRKNRMEHFRRDDSHLCVVCGKTFSRVGNLRIHQRCHTGEKPYGCIQCGRRFSQAGDLKKHKRVHTGEKPYYCNQCGKSFSRGENLKRHQKIHIGEILQLQQVWREQQQ